The window AATAGAATGTCATTAAATGTTGGTAAATGTCATGTTTTACCTTTTACACGAAAAGTGGAATGTACCAAGTTTGATTACATGATTGATAATTTGTCACTAAGCAGGAAAAGTGAATGTAGGGACCTTGGTGTGTACATGCagtcaaactttaaatttaaccaGCACTATGAACCTATTGTCAATAAAGCATATAAAGTTCTTGGATTTGTAATTAGAaacactaaaaactttaaacaagTAAAATCAATCATAATGTTATACAATACATTGattctaaacaaataattacttacatgTACTGAAAAGCATCATCTAGACATTTGGATATAAAAGAATGAAACAGTTCCACAAATTCCCTTCTGCCTACATTTATAACATCAATGGTTGCTCCAAAGAGGGTGGTATTTGTTTGAGTTTCTTCTCTGTCATCCAGTAACTCATATATTTCCCTATATATGTTTACATAGGTATAGGGCAGCCTAGaatataaaattgacaaaaaggGTAATAAAGACAACatttttttgtacctatatGGTAGTTCTTTAACTAGCGCTAACTCTAATGCAGGCTTATAAAAGTGAAATAGGGCATTTAAAGTGAGCAGTGTGCTCACCAAATAGTCGCCCACAGAATACACCCAATTCAAGCTAAATATTGGTGGTCTGTTTAATATTGATATTGGAACACTGTCTGATCCTTTGGTGCCACATATTTGATCACAAAGTATCTCTAAGACCTATAAACATCAATATATCTACTAACTATTAGTAAACCTATTATAGGGACTTACCATACAATTCTGCTCAATAACAGTCTCCACTTCCTTAATAAGAAAATCCATTTCTGtagtgttattaaaataaatatccaCTATCTTATTAACAAATTCTAATTTGCTATGACTATATACAACAGCTAGAGTTATCACAATAGGTAAATTAAGAagttttttctcaattattttgGACAAGCCAAATGAGTTTGGCATATATtcatactgaaaaataaaatgtgaCATAGTGGACCTAATTATGTCACAAACTTACCTCGCTCTTTTTAAATGTAATCAACTTCTCATAGACCaacaagaatttattaaaaacagctTTAAATAACTGCAAATTGTCcctttctaaatatttaaactgaAAAGGGAGAACTGGGTTAAGTAGGAAGCTCCTGAGGGAGACAGTCACTGAGGGTTCATACAAAACCAAACACCAAAACTGATGAAAATCACAAttcaataaatattctaaacCTTGAAGGTATACAATATTTTTAGCcagaaaagtgacattttcttCATCTTTTTGGTGAATTGAAAATGGTACCCACTGGGACAAACTCCCTTTTGGCAACCATCTTTTATCAAGGGCTGGAATAATTTCAGTTTTCTCTTCCAAGTAAGCAGCTTGAAGGTCTTTCCCTGAACAGTTTATTATGTCCTACAAAATGGACTTCACAAAAAAACTCTGGATAgcaatcatttttaaaagttaccaaATCCTCGGGCAACTTTTTCCTCAGCTGTCTCCACTTTTTCTCCAAATGCACTTGCGTTATCGGCAACTTATTAGGGTTctataattgaatatttaaaaactttttagggGCTATAACATTGTGAAATACCTTGAAAACGTTGATGTATTGGAAGTTTGGTGCCTCTATGGAATCATCGTTAATATTTAACTCGGACAGGGAGTTGCTGATATTCATAATGGTCACTAAAAAATTTATGGGATTCTTACAGTTTTAATACCCCATAAGgaacaatttagaaaatgttaacAGGTAATTCACCCGTTACCGCTGTTccagaaatttgtttttttttttaattgtgacTGTCAAAAAATTTGACATGTGTCAGAGCTTGACGTGTCTTAAAATTTGACAGAAAGAAGCGAATTTTAGTGCTGgaatttattcgtttttttgtatataattaaattaatcatctaaaaaaaaaggacAGTTTTAGTAACATTTAggaaatacatttattttgtatttgaacTCTTGTAACATAAGTAATACATGATCACAGCCGACTTTACTCTTGGCAACGTCGCACCACGTGGAGATTCGGATCCGTTTACGCTTTGAAAGCGCGGCTcatttgaaattttgatttatttacaaatgagaatattttatttatgtgattgattccatgtttcaaatatgtataggtgccgttaataattatataaatgcattattagactttttccCCTATAGTCTAGTCTTTtagttatataaatttcatcaattaataaattaacaactttccCAGTCGGTGTTAAATAAAtggatacaatgtttaaataattagtggtgtcATCAGTTTTATTTAAGGCAGAATTTGGTGACACATCAAAGCTAGAAGAAAGATCTGAAGGTATCTCTCGGTgggtagattaaaataatctctaagcAATTCATATGCACAAGGGGATATAATATACAACATAAAAGACATTACTATTAAAGTACCTATTACTCGATTACAAATGTCACTATCTTTTTCATCCTCTAGGTTGTGTGAATCAAaactttccaataaatttaacgcCTGTTTTAAGAAATCTGAATTTTGGTTATTGAAGTCATAAAACTTCTCTAGAGATGAAGAATATGGTTTATTAAGCTCACAATAATCAGAAGACTTATACCTAGTTAATAGATTTTCGAGTTGAGACCACCtacttaatttcaataaaaagaaaaagaaaagatgaaaggtaaaattcattttaggtcaattcattgttttttaaaaagactttaacATGTAGGTCGCTATctattgatatttgatta is drawn from Anthonomus grandis grandis chromosome 1, icAntGran1.3, whole genome shotgun sequence and contains these coding sequences:
- the LOC126744631 gene encoding activating signal cointegrator 1 complex subunit 2, translated to MNISNSLSELNINDDSIEAPNFQYINVFKNPNKLPITQVHLEKKWRQLRKKLPEDLDIINCSGKDLQAAYLEEKTEIIPALDKRWLPKGSLSQWVPFSIHQKDEENVTFLAKNIVYLQGLEYLLNCDFHQFWCLVLYEPSVTVSLRSFLLNPVLPFQFKYLERDNLQLFKAVFNKFLLVYEKLITFKKSEYEYMPNSFGLSKIIEKKLLNLPIVITLAVVYSHSKLEFVNKIVDIYFNNTTEMDFLIKEVETVIEQNCMVLEILCDQICGTKGSDSVPISILNRPPIFSLNWVYSVGDYLVSTLLTLNALFHFYKPALELALVKELPYRLPYTYVNIYREIYELLDDREETQTNTTLFGATIDVINVGRREFVELFHSFISKCLDDAFQYMDNESKQEGVVETYMSLLTTALEEDYFICDYDATYKVTTQNEILASCCQMLDTTRTDFIVSCIKKLPRNKKLQELSKLNRQTLENVFKDFKPPYEPEYFQPDLEAGTSTAQNDSDIEEMIRGIVDMFPHLGDGYIYQCLESYNFNSSDVINAILENNLPPHLAEIPFDTIRIPPEPEPEQPILAYKGKKPDYNDALTLLNDKTDIQSIKKKVLEGIQYSTDYLYDDEYDDRFNDDVSLPVADDPLNGELKIFNPNRQSKKQEESESEEEPSESENASSDRNRLNFCEDPAVLRERREARYRQRNPRAGNGQEKPKNDVVGKPKGQGQEKSTQLNRQKKSVNKSSRANHNRKGGATWKRSRGMIPS